GCGTCCACAGCTTCCCGGATTCTTGCAATCGAGCCAGAGCATACGAGGGGCGCGTTCGGGGCAATTTTCCGTATCCGCTCGGAATTAGCCGTGAGGCATCCTGCAACCACCACTTTTCTGCCCTTCGCAGCAAGCCCTCTGAGATGCTCAAGAATCTTGTTCTCCGTGGCCCCCTTCACCGTGCAGGTGTTCAGCACCACCACGTCCGCTTCGCTCTCGCTTCCGCAGATGTAGTGGCCCGCCTCCACAAGCAGCGCTTCCATCAGGTCGCTGTCGCTCTGGTTGAGCGTGCACCCCCAGGTTTTTATGAAAACTGAAGGCATCCGGCAATCACTTGGTCTTCGTCACTATGTGCATCTCCTCCGGCTTCTTGGTGACGTTGCCCAGCCTCACTCCGATGAGCGTCTTCACCCCCCTTCCGGAAGCTATGTCCACCAGCCTCTGGGTTATTATTCCGTCGAAAACCACTGTATCAACTCCGGCAACCTCCTCTATGGTCTTTATCACGTCCCTCACCGGCACTTCCTTCGCGAGCGCGCCGTCCTTGAGGTACACCCTGGCCTTGAGCGTGTTGTTCAGCTCGTTCAGGTCGGCCATGAACTCTTCCATGGATTTCCTCATAGCAGGGGGCTTGGCCTCCACTGCTGCGGGTTTTTCCTCAACCTTCTGCTCCTGGGCCTCGTCGCGCGGGGTTATTATCTGGTGTATCCTTTCGAATATCGGCTTGACCGATGGCGCAGGTGCAGGCGCAAGATGCCTCCTCTCCCTAGGTTCCTCCCTGTATTCGCGCTCCCTCCTCGCTGGCTGCGGCTGGGGCTCCACGAAATTCCTCTTCTCCTCGGCCTGCATCGGCTGTTCCGCAACGTATCTCCTCGTTTGGTAGGACTGCGCGAAGGGCTTGCTCTTCTGCCCGTCTATCTGGTCGAAGGGCACCTTGTTCCTGAGCACCTTTATTATCTCCTTGCGCGTGAGCTCCTCCACTTCCTTCCCGACCGGCGCCCTCGCGACGAAGTCAATCTCCACCCCGCCCTGCGAGAGTTCGTTGAGTATTATGTCGCCTCCCCTGTCCCCGTCAAGGAAAACCGTGACTTCCTTGCCCTTGGAAAGCTCCACCACGCTCTTAGGCACCCTCGCGCCTCCTATGGCAATCACGTTCGTTATGTCGTTCTTGAGCAGGTTTATCACGTCCGCGCGCCCCTCCACGAGCATTATGTCCTCGACCTTCTCTATGTTCGGGCCGCACGCGAGCTTCTCCGGGCCGTATTCGCTCACTTCCGAGCTCTTCACCTGGTCGCGCACCATCTCGCTAATCTCCTTGCTCTCCGGTATCTCGGTGTTGAGCAGGTTCTTGAGCAGGTTCTTCGCCCTTTCCACGAGCACTTTCCTCTTCTGGCTCCTCGTGTCCTCTATCTTCTGCACCTTCACCCTCCCGTCGCACGGGCCTATCCTGTCCACTATCTCGAGCGAAGCCGCGATTATGGAAGTTTCCACCATGTCCAGGCTGCTGGGCACCTTCACCACTCCGTAGGTCTTGCCCCCCCTCGAGCTCAAATCAACATCTATTCTTCCTATCCTCCCATTCTTCTGGAGGTCCCTCAGGTCCAAATCGTCGCCGAGCAAACCTTCAGTTTGGCCGAATATGGCTCCCACCACGTCCGGCTTGTCCACCAGCCCATCAACCTCTATCTCCGTGTAAATCAGGTATTTGACCGTATCAATGTATGTTTTACCCATCTTTTTCACCCTTCATTGTTTTTGTTGGATTTCGAGCAGCTCGGCAAGCACTTCCTCGGCTTCCCCCTCTATCTCAAGGACCTTTTTCCTGGAGGTGTGCCCTCTCACCATCACCACCTTCCTTCCCAGCCTTTTCCCGAGCTCCTGCACGAGCTTCAGATTGGCTTCGTTGTCCTTGGCTTTGGCCGGCACGCGTATTTTCGCAGTCTCATTTTCCATGGAGAGCGAGAATTTTTTCGCGTTCGGCAGTACCCTTGCTTCGAGCCTCATCTCATCATTCCGGGCAGCGAAAAGGCTGCCCATGGAGTCCAGATACAGAATAAGTAGGAGAGCTGTGCACTGTTGACCGGTCCTTCAAGGCTTGAAGCTCAGGGGGCCATCCATGCACAGCGTTAGCGTCATCTCAGCAGTGCCCTTTCTTCTATAAGGTCCACGACCGAAGGCAGCAGCCTTGCAATGTCCCCCTCGCTCAATATGCCTATCAGCTCTTTCCGCTCGTTCACCACGGGCAACCTCTTTATCTTGTTGCCTTTCATGGCCTTCGCGGCCTCTTCGAGGCTGGCTGTAGGCTTTATCACTCTGAGCGGCCGGGACATCGCATCGTCCACCGTGACCTTTTTCAGGTCCTTGCCTGTGGCTATGACTTTGTGCACAATGTCGCGCTCGGTTATTATCCCGAGGGCCTTTTTTCCCTCCACAACAACTATGGAGCCGATGTTGCACCTTTTCATCATCCTAGCCGCGTCGGTCAGGGGACTTCCAGTAGCTATTACTATAACGTTT
This DNA window, taken from Candidatus Micrarchaeia archaeon, encodes the following:
- the dnaG gene encoding DNA primase DnaG, with translation MGKTYIDTVKYLIYTEIEVDGLVDKPDVVGAIFGQTEGLLGDDLDLRDLQKNGRIGRIDVDLSSRGGKTYGVVKVPSSLDMVETSIIAASLEIVDRIGPCDGRVKVQKIEDTRSQKRKVLVERAKNLLKNLLNTEIPESKEISEMVRDQVKSSEVSEYGPEKLACGPNIEKVEDIMLVEGRADVINLLKNDITNVIAIGGARVPKSVVELSKGKEVTVFLDGDRGGDIILNELSQGGVEIDFVARAPVGKEVEELTRKEIIKVLRNKVPFDQIDGQKSKPFAQSYQTRRYVAEQPMQAEEKRNFVEPQPQPARREREYREEPRERRHLAPAPAPSVKPIFERIHQIITPRDEAQEQKVEEKPAAVEAKPPAMRKSMEEFMADLNELNNTLKARVYLKDGALAKEVPVRDVIKTIEEVAGVDTVVFDGIITQRLVDIASGRGVKTLIGVRLGNVTKKPEEMHIVTKTK
- a CDS encoding DUF167 domain-containing protein; the protein is MGSLFAARNDEMRLEARVLPNAKKFSLSMENETAKIRVPAKAKDNEANLKLVQELGKRLGRKVVMVRGHTSRKKVLEIEGEAEEVLAELLEIQQKQ
- a CDS encoding CBS domain-containing protein — translated: MSSELRVGDVMTKNVIVIATGSPLTDAARMMKRCNIGSIVVVEGKKALGIITERDIVHKVIATGKDLKKVTVDDAMSRPLRVIKPTASLEEAAKAMKGNKIKRLPVVNERKELIGILSEGDIARLLPSVVDLIEERALLR